In Methanobacterium petrolearium, a single genomic region encodes these proteins:
- the mer gene encoding 5,10-methylenetetrahydromethanopterin reductase, giving the protein MKFGIEFVPNEPIDKIVKLVKLAEDVGFEYTWITDHYNNKNVYETLALIADGTETIKMGPGVTNPYVRSPAITASAVATLDEISNGRATLGIGPGDKATFDALGIEWTKPVSTIKDAIAMMSTLMAGESTDTGANLMGVKAVQEKIPIYMGAQGPMMLKTAGGFSDGALINASNPKDFEAAVPLIKEGAQAEGKSISDVDVAAYTCCSIDDDAGKALGAAKIVVAFIAAGSPPPVFERHGLAPDTGAKFGEFLGKGDFGGAIGAVTDELMDAFSVVGTPADFVPKIEALGEMGVTQYVAGSPIGPDKEKSIKLLGEVIDSF; this is encoded by the coding sequence ATGAAGTTTGGTATTGAATTTGTCCCAAATGAACCTATAGACAAGATTGTGAAGCTTGTCAAACTAGCAGAAGATGTCGGTTTTGAATACACTTGGATCACCGACCACTACAACAACAAGAACGTATACGAAACCTTGGCGTTAATTGCAGACGGAACCGAGACCATTAAAATGGGTCCTGGTGTAACCAACCCCTACGTTCGAAGCCCAGCCATAACCGCATCCGCAGTAGCTACTCTGGATGAAATATCCAACGGAAGAGCAACCCTCGGTATCGGTCCTGGTGACAAAGCAACCTTCGACGCATTAGGAATTGAATGGACCAAACCTGTGTCCACCATCAAAGATGCCATTGCCATGATGAGTACATTAATGGCTGGTGAATCTACTGACACCGGAGCAAATCTCATGGGTGTTAAAGCTGTCCAAGAAAAAATCCCAATCTACATGGGAGCACAAGGACCAATGATGCTCAAAACCGCCGGAGGATTCTCAGACGGCGCATTAATCAACGCATCCAACCCAAAAGACTTTGAAGCAGCTGTTCCACTTATAAAAGAAGGAGCACAAGCAGAAGGTAAATCTATCTCTGATGTGGACGTTGCAGCATACACTTGCTGTTCCATAGACGACGACGCTGGCAAAGCATTAGGCGCAGCAAAAATCGTTGTTGCATTCATCGCAGCCGGATCCCCACCACCAGTATTCGAAAGACACGGCCTAGCACCTGACACTGGAGCTAAATTCGGTGAATTCTTAGGTAAAGGTGACTTCGGTGGAGCAATCGGAGCTGTAACCGACGAACTCATGGACGCATTCTCTGTTGTGGGAACACCAGCAGACTTCGTACCAAAAATCGAAGCTCTCGGTGAAATGGGTGTGACCCAGTACGTAGCTGGATCCCCAATCGGCCCAGACAAAGAAAAATCCATCAAACTGTTAGGAGAAGTTATAGACAGCTTCTAA
- a CDS encoding PqqD family peptide modification chaperone has translation MDSEKIVRAENQARLIALNQSLNSFELSYIDYKKAEKDVEELASQILEVYSPENLESFVFKPIPRGGFIVLGMLAYALNLNPSQFEFNTNPKQPIMIVDDIALTGARIAEILSKNNFSHVVIAHLYSPPQLRNALMENEPCVKNCFSAHDLEDHAPHNYIGDYSLWEKQVSKKMCKRYWIGQSDVVGFAWSETDYFLWNPVTKRLEDGWRLLAPHKCLKNKFNLGISSQRVEKQDIKLSEDVVSGIFSDEILLYHRETGEIFSLSGVAAMIWRVLMTLGNVEATVKYLKEYYDVEEDVLRRDVEKYVSHLFETKILKKEVDL, from the coding sequence GTGGATTCTGAGAAAATTGTCCGAGCAGAGAATCAAGCTCGTTTAATAGCCCTTAATCAATCACTTAACTCATTTGAATTGAGTTATATTGATTATAAAAAAGCTGAAAAAGATGTTGAAGAGCTTGCCTCCCAGATTTTAGAAGTTTATTCACCGGAAAATTTAGAATCTTTTGTTTTTAAACCCATACCTAGGGGTGGTTTTATTGTTTTAGGGATGTTAGCATATGCACTCAACCTTAACCCATCTCAATTTGAATTTAACACCAATCCAAAACAGCCCATAATGATAGTTGATGATATTGCTCTCACAGGTGCCAGAATTGCCGAAATTTTATCTAAAAACAATTTTTCACATGTAGTAATTGCCCATCTTTATAGTCCACCACAACTTCGTAATGCCCTCATGGAAAATGAGCCATGTGTTAAAAACTGTTTTTCAGCCCATGATCTTGAAGATCACGCACCTCATAATTATATCGGTGATTACAGTTTATGGGAGAAACAAGTTTCTAAAAAGATGTGTAAACGTTATTGGATAGGACAATCAGATGTAGTGGGATTTGCCTGGAGTGAAACTGATTATTTTTTATGGAATCCAGTGACAAAGAGGTTGGAAGATGGCTGGAGGTTATTAGCTCCTCATAAATGTTTAAAAAACAAGTTCAATCTGGGAATATCATCCCAAAGAGTAGAAAAACAGGATATCAAACTTTCAGAAGATGTGGTGAGTGGAATATTCTCTGATGAAATCTTACTTTATCACCGGGAGACTGGAGAAATTTTTTCTCTTTCGGGGGTGGCTGCCATGATCTGGCGGGTGCTGATGACTTTGGGAAATGTTGAAGCTACAGTGAAATATTTAAAAGAATATTATGATGTGGAAGAGGATGTTTTGCGTCGGGATGTGGAAAAATACGTCAGTCATCTGTTTGAAACCAAGATATTAAAAAAAGAGGTGGATTTGTGA
- a CDS encoding asparagine synthetase B family protein: protein MSGVCGIIDFNNRPVHQETLEKMVEFISYRGPDGINYWVEGNVGMVNLALNTTPESLWENQPLLSKDENLILTADARVDNREELISALRDNGYIKEKKHTDADLILAAYECWEEYCPKHIMGDFTFVLWDRSKEKLFIARDTFGARPFFYSIQDNVLYFASAVQPIAQTLPTSPSLNMQLMDDFLHRSFNLWACQTIFNGIFRLPPSHFLTIVNGQRKRKLYHVFGQQPKPNFSSDQEWIDAFGVLLEEILINQLRSNTPVGLWVSGGLDSSALACQIYDLKKKHPNLPEIKLISSIFEETPSADEKDYFDLVAEYCQGTPVKYVVSDDCWPFGELGKDGGFPLDEPEIWEYRGHSQKVMKATKKEGCNVYLGGGGSDDLIGTSFYRIPSALRDVKLKNWKQEVQWFHEKGFSWKNLFFKAYLLPLIPRNLTYKVSMLWNRRKLPWLNQNYIPSHLNHCKLDEEFINPKNFDNYGFVACQMLKNPWLISGYDFYSLLNAYTGIELRQPYFDRRMVEFLIRIPSHLRSFEGVDRVLLRELMKGKLPEIVRTRKDKTSSWELYRSGFQKEKKHIKGLFQDSKLEKMDLVNSKVLKNEFELLLSGKYDNIKYVGGYVILETWLREYC, encoded by the coding sequence GTGAGTGGTGTCTGCGGTATTATAGATTTTAATAACCGACCAGTCCACCAGGAAACCCTAGAAAAAATGGTGGAATTCATCAGCTACCGTGGTCCTGATGGTATTAATTACTGGGTTGAGGGAAATGTTGGGATGGTTAACCTGGCATTAAACACCACTCCTGAATCATTATGGGAAAACCAGCCACTTTTAAGTAAAGATGAAAATCTGATATTGACCGCTGATGCTAGGGTGGATAACCGGGAAGAACTCATATCCGCACTCAGGGATAATGGCTACATCAAAGAGAAAAAACATACAGATGCTGATCTCATCCTAGCTGCATATGAATGTTGGGAAGAGTATTGTCCTAAACATATAATGGGGGACTTCACATTTGTATTATGGGATAGATCAAAAGAAAAACTGTTCATAGCCCGTGATACATTTGGGGCACGTCCATTTTTTTATTCTATTCAAGATAATGTTTTATATTTTGCCAGTGCAGTGCAGCCTATTGCCCAGACACTGCCCACGTCACCTTCCCTGAATATGCAACTTATGGATGATTTTCTGCACCGTTCTTTTAACTTATGGGCCTGTCAAACCATCTTCAATGGCATTTTCAGATTACCTCCTTCACATTTTTTAACAATAGTAAATGGTCAAAGAAAAAGAAAATTGTATCATGTTTTTGGACAGCAACCTAAACCCAATTTTTCGTCGGACCAAGAATGGATCGATGCATTTGGTGTTCTTCTTGAAGAGATTTTAATTAACCAGCTACGCAGCAATACACCTGTAGGACTATGGGTTAGTGGAGGTTTAGATTCATCAGCCCTGGCCTGTCAAATATATGATTTAAAGAAAAAACATCCAAATCTTCCTGAAATTAAACTAATTTCGTCAATATTTGAGGAAACACCATCTGCTGATGAAAAAGATTACTTTGACTTGGTAGCAGAATATTGTCAAGGAACACCAGTTAAGTATGTTGTTTCAGATGATTGTTGGCCTTTTGGTGAACTTGGAAAAGACGGAGGGTTTCCACTGGATGAACCCGAAATTTGGGAGTATCGTGGCCACAGTCAGAAAGTTATGAAAGCAACCAAAAAGGAAGGATGCAACGTATATCTTGGTGGAGGGGGCAGTGATGATCTTATAGGCACCAGTTTTTACCGTATTCCATCTGCTTTGCGTGATGTTAAGTTAAAAAATTGGAAACAAGAAGTACAATGGTTCCATGAAAAGGGATTCTCTTGGAAAAATTTATTTTTCAAAGCTTACTTACTACCATTAATTCCCCGTAATCTCACATACAAAGTTTCAATGCTCTGGAACAGGCGAAAATTGCCCTGGTTAAACCAAAATTACATACCATCCCATCTAAATCACTGTAAACTCGATGAAGAGTTCATCAATCCTAAAAATTTTGATAATTATGGGTTTGTGGCCTGTCAAATGTTGAAAAATCCTTGGCTTATATCGGGTTATGATTTTTACAGCCTTTTGAATGCGTACACTGGAATTGAATTAAGACAACCCTACTTTGACCGGAGAATGGTTGAATTTTTAATAAGAATTCCCAGTCATTTGCGTTCATTTGAGGGGGTTGATAGGGTTCTTTTAAGAGAGTTAATGAAAGGAAAACTCCCTGAAATTGTGCGTACAAGAAAAGATAAAACTTCATCATGGGAACTGTATAGGAGTGGGTTTCAAAAGGAGAAAAAACATATTAAGGGTCTTTTTCAAGATTCTAAATTAGAAAAGATGGATTTAGTTAACTCCAAAGTATTAAAAAATGAGTTTGAATTACTTTTAAGTGGAAAATATGATAATATTAAATATGTGGGGGGGTATGTTATCCTTGAAACGTGGTTAAGAGAATACTGTTAA
- a CDS encoding DUF429 domain-containing protein, translated as MKIIGIDLAGKRDNPTGICVLNLRKAIRGNIDLCTLYSDEEILEKVNSVNPYLIVVDAPLSLPKGRCCLEKDCECSVGGHFRQSEREIRIYGSVLPLTFRGMKMLTMRGVGLARVLSDQYLLKETHPRTAQKILGFENLKKDLGNYFHFNIDPNEHELDATVAALTGFFYVNNCYLELGDANEGTIILPEGKKCLKMLIYED; from the coding sequence ATGAAAATCATAGGAATCGATTTAGCAGGTAAACGTGATAATCCCACAGGAATCTGTGTTTTAAACCTAAGAAAGGCCATTAGAGGCAATATCGATCTCTGTACACTTTATTCTGATGAAGAGATTTTAGAAAAAGTTAATTCCGTGAATCCATATTTGATTGTAGTTGATGCTCCTTTATCATTGCCTAAAGGGCGTTGTTGTCTGGAAAAAGATTGTGAATGTTCGGTTGGTGGGCATTTCCGTCAGTCTGAACGTGAAATACGTATATATGGATCAGTGCTGCCTTTGACTTTCAGGGGGATGAAAATGTTGACCATGAGAGGTGTGGGTTTGGCCAGGGTTCTTAGTGACCAATACCTGTTAAAAGAGACTCATCCCCGCACAGCTCAGAAGATACTGGGTTTTGAAAATCTTAAAAAAGATCTGGGAAATTATTTCCATTTTAATATTGATCCCAATGAACATGAACTGGATGCAACAGTAGCAGCTTTAACTGGATTTTTTTATGTTAATAATTGTTATCTGGAGTTAGGTGATGCTAATGAGGGAACTATTATTCTTCCTGAAGGCAAAAAATGTTTAAAAATGTTAATTTATGAAGATTAA
- a CDS encoding trypco2 family protein, with amino-acid sequence MDKKSVKRVLNSDGGIGESEGVAVGEIIGSVKRALIETQENMESSGMKIKSIQLKLKSIASENAGAGVTLQIPLLGKLKIGSDISAKSVQTIFLTLKTPQTRKKSAYGLLELDEKLAKGILTLTEGIKAAACDQPILEMGESSIELNFILKSESDISFLIKAGFESELTNTLKVIFEKI; translated from the coding sequence ATGGATAAAAAATCGGTAAAAAGAGTTTTAAACTCTGATGGGGGAATAGGGGAGAGTGAAGGTGTTGCTGTTGGTGAGATTATTGGCAGCGTGAAAAGAGCTTTAATTGAAACTCAGGAAAATATGGAATCTTCTGGGATGAAAATTAAAAGCATTCAATTAAAGTTGAAGTCAATAGCATCAGAGAATGCAGGGGCAGGAGTAACATTACAGATTCCATTGTTGGGAAAACTGAAAATCGGTTCAGACATTTCTGCCAAATCAGTTCAAACCATATTTTTAACCTTGAAAACTCCTCAAACTCGAAAAAAATCAGCCTATGGCTTGCTTGAACTGGATGAAAAACTTGCAAAAGGTATATTGACTCTTACTGAAGGAATAAAAGCCGCTGCTTGTGATCAGCCAATTCTTGAAATGGGAGAATCATCAATAGAGCTGAATTTTATTCTTAAAAGTGAATCTGACATATCTTTCCTAATTAAAGCAGGATTTGAATCAGAATTAACCAACACCCTGAAAGTTATATTTGAAAAAATTTAA
- a CDS encoding cache domain-containing protein, with protein MKKIEIFLVVIIILVALTGVLYQQKVESEQKAELVLLVDKAVQLIDENGEAAFPELRSSEWVHNDSYVFVWQLDGIRVVYPPDPSGEGKNMTDLVDSDGKPIGKLFIQTAENGSGWVEYMWPKPGETAPSLKITYIKKAEYQNQTYLVGSGIYI; from the coding sequence ATGAAAAAAATTGAAATCTTTTTGGTAGTCATAATTATTCTGGTTGCCTTAACTGGAGTGTTATACCAGCAGAAGGTTGAAAGTGAACAAAAAGCTGAACTGGTTTTGTTGGTTGATAAGGCGGTTCAACTTATTGATGAAAATGGCGAGGCAGCTTTTCCAGAACTCCGCAGTTCTGAATGGGTTCATAATGATAGTTACGTCTTTGTATGGCAGTTAGATGGTATTAGGGTTGTTTACCCTCCTGATCCAAGTGGTGAAGGTAAAAACATGACTGATCTAGTTGATTCTGACGGAAAACCAATTGGAAAACTGTTCATTCAAACTGCTGAAAATGGAAGTGGCTGGGTAGAATACATGTGGCCCAAACCTGGAGAAACCGCACCTTCACTGAAAATAACTTATATCAAAAAAGCAGAGTACCAGAATCAAACCTACCTGGTAGGTTCAGGAATCTATATCTAA
- a CDS encoding MutS-related protein has product MDLREIKGIGDKLASRIINHFGSQEEFLRSAHNYEVYRLANMEGISQRRAVEIINTVLGNPTEEFLKTERSVQIYEEIIQCMIQYASTDYARNRVLLLSPSKDPHEIKKNLEMVMEAKERVSQLPIDDLKNLLKNVDFTKISKPKYDTSKAILVESRDDYTRLMDGGLNQHAQILSISEVGSLDEFELVVYVYREGVLELEETSNLTMVNGDVEDFEIVPEIVLSYYKDNQVLLENILNIRKILGYESVLGDVLDILKSLESSDLDEKLFDDAVNHAKEKADKRLEDAIKKVDLSGEEVLDLLNKSMPPKIQEIFNHILKDTIDDIKKDTGVGFDPFIQKYPLEIDEQELERVKKQEIGKQEVKSFENRVNAASELEVIRRDVEAEIKEILEFDYQFTLGCFAYFYDLHDPLLSDGFSFKDGLHLNLALEDPLHVQRINYSLKSPDNVVLLTGANSGGKTTLLETLAQISIMSQMGLPVCAREARVKLVDELYFFSKKRSLDAGAFESFLSTFMPIVVREEEKLILLDELEAITELEAAVKIISSFINFIQDSESFAIIVTHMAREILKNTDVRVDGIEAKGLDNDYNLIVDRTPKMNYFARSTPELILRMVYERSEGKLKDIYGKMLERF; this is encoded by the coding sequence TTGGATCTGCGTGAGATTAAAGGCATAGGTGATAAGTTAGCCTCAAGGATCATAAACCATTTCGGTAGCCAGGAGGAATTCCTGCGCTCTGCACATAATTATGAAGTGTATCGGCTGGCGAATATGGAGGGAATAAGTCAACGTCGGGCAGTGGAGATCATCAACACAGTTCTGGGCAATCCCACTGAAGAGTTCCTGAAAACAGAAAGATCCGTTCAGATCTACGAGGAAATTATCCAGTGTATGATACAATATGCTAGCACCGACTACGCCCGAAACCGGGTTCTTCTCCTAAGCCCAAGTAAAGATCCCCATGAAATCAAGAAAAATCTGGAAATGGTTATGGAAGCCAAAGAAAGGGTTTCCCAGCTCCCCATAGATGATCTTAAGAATCTATTGAAAAATGTGGATTTTACTAAAATATCCAAACCAAAATATGACACTTCTAAAGCAATTTTAGTTGAATCTAGAGATGATTACACCCGTTTAATGGATGGTGGGCTTAATCAGCACGCACAGATATTGAGTATTAGTGAAGTGGGAAGTCTGGATGAATTCGAACTGGTGGTTTATGTATACCGAGAGGGTGTTCTGGAATTGGAGGAAACATCTAACCTGACCATGGTTAACGGAGATGTTGAAGATTTCGAAATCGTTCCAGAAATTGTTTTATCATATTATAAAGATAACCAGGTTCTTTTAGAGAACATTCTAAACATAAGGAAGATACTTGGATATGAATCTGTTTTGGGAGATGTTTTAGATATATTGAAATCTTTGGAATCTTCTGATCTGGATGAAAAATTATTTGATGATGCTGTAAACCATGCCAAAGAAAAAGCAGATAAAAGATTAGAAGATGCCATTAAAAAGGTTGACCTGTCTGGCGAAGAGGTTTTAGATCTCCTAAACAAAAGCATGCCCCCTAAAATCCAGGAGATATTCAACCATATCCTGAAAGATACTATTGATGATATTAAAAAAGATACTGGTGTTGGTTTTGATCCTTTTATCCAGAAATATCCTCTTGAAATAGATGAACAAGAATTGGAAAGGGTTAAAAAGCAGGAAATTGGGAAACAAGAGGTTAAATCTTTTGAAAATAGAGTTAATGCTGCTTCTGAACTTGAAGTGATCAGGAGGGATGTTGAAGCTGAGATCAAAGAAATACTGGAATTTGACTACCAGTTTACTCTGGGGTGTTTCGCCTACTTTTACGACTTACATGACCCACTCTTAAGTGATGGTTTCAGTTTTAAGGATGGTTTACATCTCAATTTAGCACTTGAAGATCCTTTGCATGTGCAGAGAATCAACTATTCCCTCAAATCACCGGATAATGTGGTTCTTCTTACCGGTGCCAACAGTGGAGGTAAAACCACTCTCCTGGAGACTTTGGCACAGATCAGTATTATGAGTCAGATGGGTTTACCTGTCTGCGCCAGGGAAGCCAGGGTGAAACTGGTTGACGAGCTTTATTTTTTCAGTAAAAAACGTTCTCTGGATGCGGGAGCATTTGAATCGTTTTTAAGCACGTTCATGCCAATAGTTGTTAGGGAAGAAGAGAAATTAATCCTGTTAGATGAGTTAGAGGCAATTACTGAGCTTGAAGCAGCAGTGAAGATCATTTCCAGCTTCATAAATTTCATCCAGGATTCTGAATCTTTTGCCATTATTGTAACCCACATGGCCAGGGAAATACTTAAAAATACAGATGTAAGGGTGGATGGTATCGAAGCCAAGGGCCTTGACAATGATTACAACCTGATTGTGGATCGTACCCCTAAGATGAACTACTTCGCCAGGAGCACCCCGGAACTGATACTGCGGATGGTTTACGAAAGATCCGAGGGTAAATTGAAAGATATTTATGGGAAAATGTTGGAAAGGTTCTAA
- a CDS encoding sulfite exporter TauE/SafE family protein, producing MELITYILILVATGTFVGFASGLLGVGGGFIMAPVQFFLLTSMGIDPDTSIRIAFATSLAVILPTALSGAYGHWRRGAVLVVPSIFLGISGLCGGIIGAGIASNISAAILSFIFGLLALFSALWMVGSKSSETEEGTSNSKPTYVFWGFLGGFSSGLLGIGGGVVMVPILNILLKFPTHKAIGTSTAFIVFASIGGIITYIFTGMNATGLPPYSVGYVNLVQFVVLAGFSIPMARVGVKTAHKLSAKKLKYLFAILLTYIALKMIGVFEWLNLPF from the coding sequence ATGGAACTTATAACATATATCTTAATTCTTGTTGCCACAGGCACATTTGTAGGCTTTGCTTCAGGTCTCCTGGGAGTGGGTGGTGGTTTCATTATGGCACCTGTCCAGTTCTTCCTTCTCACGTCAATGGGCATAGATCCTGACACATCCATAAGGATTGCTTTTGCCACCAGCCTGGCAGTAATCCTTCCCACAGCTCTAAGCGGAGCCTATGGTCACTGGAGACGTGGAGCAGTCCTGGTAGTTCCTTCCATCTTTCTGGGAATATCTGGATTATGTGGGGGCATCATTGGTGCAGGAATAGCAAGTAACATCTCAGCAGCCATATTAAGTTTTATATTTGGTTTATTAGCCCTATTCAGTGCATTATGGATGGTAGGCTCCAAATCTTCTGAAACAGAAGAAGGAACATCTAATTCAAAACCAACTTATGTTTTCTGGGGATTTCTGGGAGGTTTTTCTTCAGGACTTCTGGGGATTGGAGGGGGAGTGGTCATGGTTCCCATACTTAACATTCTCCTTAAATTCCCAACTCACAAAGCCATTGGAACCTCCACAGCCTTCATTGTCTTTGCATCCATTGGTGGAATAATAACCTACATCTTCACAGGCATGAACGCCACTGGACTGCCTCCCTACTCAGTGGGATACGTTAATTTAGTTCAATTTGTGGTTTTGGCGGGTTTCAGTATACCTATGGCCAGGGTGGGTGTTAAAACCGCTCATAAACTTTCTGCTAAAAAGTTAAAGTACTTATTTGCCATCCTCCTGACATACATAGCCTTGAAAATGATAGGAGTATTTGAATGGCTCAATTTACCGTTTTAA